DNA from Marinagarivorans cellulosilyticus:
CGCAAACACAACGGGTAGCGTGAATTCAAAGCTGTCGCCGGTGATTATGTCTGGCATAGCAGGGTAAGGGCTGGCGCGTTTGATCGCTTTTAGTGCTTCTTTATTTAACGATTTGTATGGGCTTTCTTTAATGATGTTGGCCGAGGTTACGTCGCCTTTTCTGTTTATGATAATGGTTACCCTAACAGTACCTTGGTTGCCACGGCGCAATGCGGATTTAGGGTATTTGATATAGCTGCCCGTCCAACGTGTTAATTTCGATAGGTACAGTTGGCGCGATAATAAGTCGGCGGCGGTATAAGAAAAATCATCTTCCTCATCATCAAATACATCTTCTTGCTGCAAAATTTGGTTCGGCAAGGTCGCTACGGTTTCAGCTGCTGGCGCGCTTGATGAGTCGCTTGTAGTGTCGGCAATAGTAGTGCTGCTATTCGCTGCAGAGCTAGAGGCTTGCGTACTTTGCTGAGTCGTTTCGGTTTCTGTCTGAGTTGCTAGCGCTTCGCTAATACTAGAGGCGCTGGTGGCTTCTGATGGCTCGCTAGCCGCTATTTGTGCTGGAGGGCTTGCTTGTTCTGGTTTGGGAGGGGCTGCGGCCGCCACTGCCGCTGTTGCTGCAGCGGCGGCTAAGCCGGTATTTAGTGCTGCGACCCGTTCGCGGGTTGTGCGGATGTTTTTAAAGCGCGCCAGCGTGTCTGGCTCAATGCTGCCAGCTTGTAATAGGTCGGTTTTAAAGTCTGTTGAAAGTGGCACAGGCCCAATCCAAGATCGCAGAATTAAGTCAAAAAACTCTACATCTTCGATGGTGCCTAGCATCACGCCGTTTACCGCAACTTCAACGCCGCGGCGAAATGTACGCTCAATGGTGAGTGTATCGTCTTTTACTAGTTTTATTTTCAGCATGTTGCTGAAGTCTGCTAGGTTTTGAGCGTGCTTCTTGAGGTCAAAATTGCCGGCGTTAATCGCTACGCCTTCAATCCACTGGCGCTTAAATTTTCGGGAAAATAAGCGGTCTGCCACCACTTTAATTTCCATCCGCTTGCGCTGGTTGCTGAGGAGTATTTGTTTCGCGTCTGCGCTAAGATCTTCTAGGTACAGAGCCGCCATGTATTGGTCTTTTCCAAATTCACTGTGGGAGGCTATTCCGTTTAGGTCTAATGCGGCCGAAGCCTTGTGGCAAACAAATAGACAAGCTACTGCAAGGGTGCAAGTCGCGTAACGCCTGACGGTAGTTAACAAATACATACTAGTCTCGTTTTTATCGTTATTGTTTTTATTGGTATTTAATGATGGTAATTGTGTGCAACGGCCTCCAATTTTACCGTATTGAGGCGCTTCCGTGTGTATTCATTATGCGGCTGTTTGTCCATAGGGCATCTCTAAAAATGCACATTTTCCGTGATAGCGGCGTCAGCTCCGTCCTCGAGCCCTCATTACACCGCGTAAACTGCGGCTCTCGGCTTCCTCGACGGCAAGCTCCTGCGCCGTTCTAATAAGGTGCTTCCTGCACCGATGCGTCGCTCTACCTTCTGAATCCATTCAGTCGTCCGGGCGGTGCTTCCTTGCTCTCACAAAAAAATTACTATTTATAGAAGTGCCCCATAGTAATGCCATAAATAAAAAATGTAAGCAAGGGGGCTGCCTGTTACAAACGGTTCATAGGCCTGCTGGTGGCTCGCTGCCTGTATGTCTTCATGTTCTTTTTGTGTTAATTACTACCAAATGTATTTATTTTTTCTGTTTCTTCTATCTGGTTTCGTATCAAAAACATAGACCAATTTCCTCCGCTTTGCTTCAATCTGGTGTTCTTTAGCTAAACTTATTTAGATGATGGCCGATACTCTTAATTTGAGCGTGTAAATTATTAAGCTAAATGCAGTGTCGGCATACGGGGTTTGGAGCGGGTGACTGTGTTCTTTGTCACTATTATAAAAAGTGAGTCAGTGAATATACTATGGCAGACGAAAAGATTGATTTTCAGGCACTAGAAATTACTTTTGGTCAGCAGTTGTTAATGCACCCGAACCCTAGTGACAAAACAATGGTGTTCAGCTGCACGCTGATTGGCTGTTTGGCGGATGAAAGCCTAATCGTCGGGCCTCCTTCACAGGGGGTGTTCCCCGCCTTAGAGGAGGGGCAGAAGGTTGTGATTCGCGTGTTTCTTGATAGTGGTGTGGCGCTCTTTCCAACGACTGTGCTGTATATCAGCGATATTCCTGCCTTAATGATCTATCTAGACTTCCCTTCGGTTATCCAGTTTAAGCGTTTGCGCGCAGCCAAGCGGGTGGTGGTGGCGCAGCCGGTTTTGGTTAGCAACGTTGATAATAAATCGATCGTCGGTGTCGCAGGTAAGCTGCTTGATGTGAGCACTGGTGGCGGTCGGGTGAAGATGTTCGATGACTTGGGTGAGGTGGGAGACCATATAGTTATAAAAGGCAAATTTCAGGTTCATGGTATTTCCCGCTTACTTACTGTAGATGCCTGTATTCGGAAGAAGGATGGTAAAGAGTACGGTGTGCAATTTGTTGAGCAAGACGAGGATAAGCTTATTTTTTTAATGGGCTTTATATTCAATGCAATGTTAACGGGGACGGTTGATGCTATCCATTAAGGAAGGTGTTGGCTGTACGTGTTTATGCTTGCTGCTGGTTTTTGCTAATGCGTCGTGGGCGCTCGATACCCCCTTAAATGAAAAGGCCTTATGGTTGCCCGCGAAATATCAAGGGCATTACATCGAGCTTGTTAGCGCGGCACAGGCAGCGCTTGATCTACCCCGTTGTATAGAAGTGAAGCAAGCAACGCTCGACCTTCGTCAAAGTACACCAGAAAAATCCATTTATCGCGTTTTGTGTTTACAGGAGTCTGGCAAAACTTACACCGAAATGATTGACGGCGATGGTTACGTGTCGCTAACGCCAGAAAAAAACTCTGCAATGGCGTGTCATAAACTGCTGCTTGAAAAAACGCAGCAAATGATAGATATCTCTTGGCTTGAAGGTAAACCTAAGTCGCTCGCTGGTGGTTCTGAGGGTGAAGAGCGCTATCAGTGGGATTTTGATGCTAAATCACTGGATGGCGATGCTTTGCATTATACCGCGGTATGCGTTGCCGATGATGGCGTACCCAAGGTCACCATAAGCGCTCGACGCTAAAGAATTGTTCCGCTAATATACTGTTTGAATGTACAGTTTTGGTGGGGTTGTGCGCAAGATTATTCATATTGATGCAGACTGCTTTTTTGCTGCACTGGAAATGCGAGATGCGCCGCATTTGCGCGACCTCCCCATTGCTGTGGGCGGCAGTAGCAATGGCCGCGGTGTTATTTCAACGTGTAATTATCCTGCGCGTAAATTTGGCATCCGCTCGGCAATGGCGGCTGCTCACGCTTTGCGGCTTTGCCCAGACCTGATCTTGCGACCCCATCGATTTGAGGTTTATCGCCAAGCGTCGAAGGCAATGAAAGCAATATTCTATGATTACACCGACTTGGTCGAGCCGCTCTCACTGGACGAGGCCTTTCTCGATGTTTCGGCTGTTAGCCGTTGCGATGGTAGCGCGACGCGCATTGCTGAAGAGATTCGCGCGCGGGTTTTCTCTGAGGTAGGTATTACCTGTTCTGCTGGTGTGGCTAACAACAAGTTTTTGGCCAAAGTGGCGAGCGATTGGCAAAAGCCCAATGGCATTACGGTAATTACGCCAGAACAAAACGATGCGTTTAGTCGTGCTTTGCCGGTGGCTAAGCTCAGTGGGGTAGGTAAGGTAACGGCCGCTAAATTGGCAAGCATGGGGCTGTATAGCTGTGCCGATGTGCGTGAATGTGGTTTGGAGGTATTGCTTAAGCGCTTTGGTAAGTTTGGTGTGAGGTTGCACGAGCGAGCATATGGCCGCGATGATCGCCCTGTGCTCCCCAGTCGCGAACGGCTATCTATAGGGGTGGAGCATACATATGATCACGACTTGCCTAGTGGTGCCTGTATTGCTCAGTTGCCGGCATTGTTGGGGGAGTTGCGCGGCCGGATTACCAAGGCACAGGCGAGCGCAAAAATAACGAAGTTGTTTGTAAAGGTGAAATTTTCAGACTTCGTTTCTACGACTGTGGAGCGGCGCTGTACGGTGCTGGATGATGCGGGTTATGTCGAGCTGCTAAAGCAGGCGATGGCGCGTTCATCATTAAAAATTCGCTTGCTAGGGGTAGGTGTTAAGGTGGTTGGCGATTCGGTTGGGGTGCAATTGGCGTTATTCTGACAATTGCTGCGCTTCTAAAAATCATCCACAAGCTTAAAAACTTCATGTAGAATGGCCCGCTCGAGGGCAATGGGCGTTGAATTTTTCGCCGATGTTACGTAACAGCGTTATACTACTGTTAGCAGGTAGTTAAAGTGTTACTGTTCCAAAAAGTAGGCCTAGCAGCGCTAGCGTCAAAATAAAAAAAGCGAGATGCTGCAGTTGCTGCCATCATCGCATTAGGCTTCTGTGGAGACTAACTAGTGAGTCGTAGAAAGCGTAATCGCCAGGAAGAGGCCGATAAGGCCGATATCGATCTAACCCCCATGTTGGACGTTGTGTTCATCATGCTAATTTTCTTCATCGTTACTGCCTCTTTTGTGAAAGAGCAGACGATCAACGTTAACGTTCCTGATCCTAATCAGGCCGAAACGCCTCCTAACCCTGATTCGCCTGAGAGCATTCTCATTATGGTGAATGCGCAGGATGAAATTACCATTGACGGTCGTCGTGTAGATTTGCGCGCTGTTCGTTCCTTGGTTGCGCAGAAAAAAGCCGAAAGCCCTGAGTCTAGTGTTGTTGTTCGCGCACACGAGGATTCTAGTGCAGAGACTTATGTTGGCATTGCCGATGCGGCTTATGCGGCTAAGGCTGGCGGCGTATCGTTAGTACCCTTTAACGATAAAAAGAAAAGATAGTGCTTTTAGTGTAATTTAGGTTTAGCGGCTTCAATGTCGCACCTTAAAAAACCCAGCTTGATAACAAGCTGGGCTTTTTTTTGTTTTGTAACTATTCAGCCATGCTCAAATAGGTCTGCAAACTGATCGTTTTCTAGTCCGCTCAAGCCATCTACGACTTTGTGTTCCTGTAAAGTCTACCCCCACGCATCCTTGCTGGTGCTGGTCGCTATGCAAGCGTTCCAGCCGCTTGAATGCTCAGAAAGCAATCAATTCGCCTTTAGGCTGACCATTGTTTCGCACCCACCCGAATAGTTACTTTGTTTTAAAGCGACAACCAAAGCTGCTTGTTGCCGAGGGGTGTTTTGGAGGGTAGGTCAGGGTTTGCCAATTCAATGAGGGTTCGTTTGTTGCGCTTAAGTTCTTGAATGGCCTGCTTTACATTGCTCTCGCGGTACAGCAAAACATCTAGGCTGCCATCGCGTACGGCTTTGCTTAAGCCGTATATGAGCTGGTGGGCCAGCTCGGGTTTGTGTGCACTTACAAATAAGTACATGGGTTGTGGATAGTGCAGTAGCAGGCGCTGCTCGGCCGCAAAGCCATCGTAAACTTGCGCCTCCTGGATTGTTTCGTGAATGGCTCTTGGCGCTGCATCAAAGTCGCCTTTTTTCAGTTTGTTAAACAGGCTTTTATGTTTGGTGACTTTTACAATGTTGAGCCCGTTCTTTTCCAATATGGTGGTATCGGCCCATGAGTGTACTTGCCCTAAGCTGACTTTTTGCAGGTCGGTTAGGTTGTTTATGTCATCAAAAATCGGCTGAGAGCCGGATTGAATAAGCAGTGTACGGTATCCCATTAGCCCTTTATATAAAGGGATGCGCACAGCAATAAATTTGTCTTCTAGTGCTTGTGATGTGGTGGCCCAGATCACATCGGTTTTGCCGGCTTCGAGCATTCGGCGCAAGGTAATCGCTGATTTTTTGCTTTTTTGAATATTGAGGGTGTAGGGGGCTTGCGCTTTGTTCATTGCCATTTCAAAAATGTTGAGCGCATAGCGGGCTGTGGCGTCATCGCGTGAATGTATGGTGATGGTGTCTGCCAGTATTGAAGGTGTTGTGCAGGCTAAAGGGGCAAGTAGCAATGCTTGAACGGCGGTGCGCGGTGCAAAAGCTTTTATGGCGTGGCGAAATGCAGATAGCATTAACCGAGTTCCTTCTTGTGTCTGGTCAATAATGCTCTTAAGTCTAGTCGACCCTTTTTGTTTTGCTAGAGGCCTGGCAGGGTGCAATTTGCTCTTGCCGCTAGCTATTGGTCGACATATTGCGCGAAACATTTACCCTGCCTAACGAAACGCCTATAATGCGCCGTTAAATTTTGACGTGGCCTAAATGCCTACTGTTTACTTTGCGTTGTTTGCCGTGGTGTGAGCCGAAAGTAGCGTAGGTCATTTTTTTTTGCCCAAATTAAGGTGGTTACCCCTATGTTGCGGATTGCTCAAGAAGCGCTGACCTTCGATGATATTTTGTTGGTGCCTGGTTATTCCAGTGTTACAGCCAAAGATGTAAGCATAAAAACTCAGCTGACGCGGGGCATTACACTGAATATGCCGTTGGTGTCGGCCGCTATGGATACTGTGACCGAGTCGCGCTTGGCAATTGCTATTGCCCAAGAGGGCGGGGTAGGGATTATTCATAAAAGCATGACCATCGAAGATCAGGCTCGCC
Protein-coding regions in this window:
- the dinB gene encoding DNA polymerase IV; translation: MRKIIHIDADCFFAALEMRDAPHLRDLPIAVGGSSNGRGVISTCNYPARKFGIRSAMAAAHALRLCPDLILRPHRFEVYRQASKAMKAIFYDYTDLVEPLSLDEAFLDVSAVSRCDGSATRIAEEIRARVFSEVGITCSAGVANNKFLAKVASDWQKPNGITVITPEQNDAFSRALPVAKLSGVGKVTAAKLASMGLYSCADVRECGLEVLLKRFGKFGVRLHERAYGRDDRPVLPSRERLSIGVEHTYDHDLPSGACIAQLPALLGELRGRITKAQASAKITKLFVKVKFSDFVSTTVERRCTVLDDAGYVELLKQAMARSSLKIRLLGVGVKVVGDSVGVQLALF
- a CDS encoding ExbD/TolR family protein, which gives rise to MSRRKRNRQEEADKADIDLTPMLDVVFIMLIFFIVTASFVKEQTINVNVPDPNQAETPPNPDSPESILIMVNAQDEITIDGRRVDLRAVRSLVAQKKAESPESSVVVRAHEDSSAETYVGIADAAYAAKAGGVSLVPFNDKKKR
- a CDS encoding flagellar brake protein, with protein sequence MADEKIDFQALEITFGQQLLMHPNPSDKTMVFSCTLIGCLADESLIVGPPSQGVFPALEEGQKVVIRVFLDSGVALFPTTVLYISDIPALMIYLDFPSVIQFKRLRAAKRVVVAQPVLVSNVDNKSIVGVAGKLLDVSTGGGRVKMFDDLGEVGDHIVIKGKFQVHGISRLLTVDACIRKKDGKEYGVQFVEQDEDKLIFLMGFIFNAMLTGTVDAIH
- a CDS encoding TonB family protein, with protein sequence MYLLTTVRRYATCTLAVACLFVCHKASAALDLNGIASHSEFGKDQYMAALYLEDLSADAKQILLSNQRKRMEIKVVADRLFSRKFKRQWIEGVAINAGNFDLKKHAQNLADFSNMLKIKLVKDDTLTIERTFRRGVEVAVNGVMLGTIEDVEFFDLILRSWIGPVPLSTDFKTDLLQAGSIEPDTLARFKNIRTTRERVAALNTGLAAAAATAAVAAAAPPKPEQASPPAQIAASEPSEATSASSISEALATQTETETTQQSTQASSSAANSSTTIADTTSDSSSAPAAETVATLPNQILQQEDVFDDEEDDFSYTAADLLSRQLYLSKLTRWTGSYIKYPKSALRRGNQGTVRVTIIINRKGDVTSANIIKESPYKSLNKEALKAIKRASPYPAMPDIITGDSFEFTLPVVFALRDE
- a CDS encoding diguanylate cyclase, which codes for MLSAFRHAIKAFAPRTAVQALLLAPLACTTPSILADTITIHSRDDATARYALNIFEMAMNKAQAPYTLNIQKSKKSAITLRRMLEAGKTDVIWATTSQALEDKFIAVRIPLYKGLMGYRTLLIQSGSQPIFDDINNLTDLQKVSLGQVHSWADTTILEKNGLNIVKVTKHKSLFNKLKKGDFDAAPRAIHETIQEAQVYDGFAAEQRLLLHYPQPMYLFVSAHKPELAHQLIYGLSKAVRDGSLDVLLYRESNVKQAIQELKRNKRTLIELANPDLPSKTPLGNKQLWLSL